The following nucleotide sequence is from Ignavibacteriales bacterium.
TCTTGAGTGGAGCAAGACACCGGCCGATGCATTTGCCACAGCGGTTTACCTGAACGATAAATATGAACTTGATGGAAGAGATCCTAACGGCTATGCTGGTATCGCATGGAGTATAGGCGGAACGCATGACAGAGCATGGGGTGAGCGGAAAATATTTGGGAAAGTACGTTATATGAATCAATCAGGATGTAAGCGAAAATTTGATACAGATCTTTATATAAAGAAGAATAAAAATAGTAAATGAAAATATTTACTTTGAAATACGAACAGTATATCTCTCGGCCGCGAAACGAAATTTTCACATTTTTCTCGAGGCCAGAAAATCTCGCGCATATCACTCCTACAGCGCTAGGATTTATAATCCTTACGCCTTCACCAATCGAAATGCGGCCCGGTGTACTTATAAGCTATATGATCCGTATCTTTGGTATTCGTGTACGTTGGATTTCCATTATCACCAGTTACGACCCGCCAATGCGGTTTGTCGATGAACAATTACGCGGTCCATATTCATTCTGGCATCATACCCATACGTTTAAAGAACATCAGGGAGGTACGCTCATAACCGATGAAGTCAAATATGCTGTTCCTTTTGGAATTCTTGGAAGAGTTGTGCGCAGGATAATTATTCGTAGACAACTCGATAAAATATTTTCATACCGCGCAGAAGTTATCCGTGAAATATTTTCCGATAATAAATAAGGATGAAAAAATGAAAGTTATTATTGCAGGTGGTAGCGGTTTTATAGGTTCCGAATTAATCCGAAAGTTGCTCGCTTCGAATCATCAGGTGGTATTACTTTCCCGAAAACCTGTTGGGTTTAAGTCGGGATATAATGAATCGTTACAAATTGTAAATTGGAATGGTAAACATGCCGGATCATGGATAAAATATATAGATGGCTCTGATGCAGTGATAAACTTATCAGGAGAAAATGTTGCTTCTAAACGTTGGAGTAACACACAAAAAGAAAATTTGATAAATAGCAGGATTGAACCGACGATGGCAATAGCAGATGCAATATCCAAAGCGGTCAATAAACCAAAAGTTTTTATTAATGCTTCTGCTGCGGGATTTTATGGTAATTTTGGTGACGGAGATGTTTTTGAATCGGAGACAAAAGGTGAGGGGTTCCTTGCTGATTTGTGCGAAGAATGGGAGCGAAATGCAATGGTTACTGAAAAATATGGCGTACGAGTGGTTCTATTAAGAATTGGGGTTGTGCTATCACCTTCCGGTGGTGCATTAAAAAAAATGTTGACGCCGTTCAAGTATTTTATCGGTGGACCTCTTGGTTCCGGAAAACAATGGTTCCCGTGGATTCATTTAGAAGATGTAATTAGAATTATTCAATTTGCAATAGAAAATAATGGAATAAAAGGTGCCTTAAACATTACTTCTCCCAATCCTGTAACTATGAGTGAATTTGCCTATTCACTTGGAAAGGTTTTGAAAAGACCGTCATTATTTCCTGTGCCTTCAATTATTCTAAAATTACTCTTGGGTGAAATGTCGGAAATTGTATTGGGAGGAAGAAAAATCATTCCAAAAAAATTAATCGATGCCGGATTCAAATTCAAATTTATTGATATCAATGATACACTTATAGCTCTTATGAAAAGGTAATTATTCAATGAAATTAATATTAATATACTTTTATTTAATTTTTATTCTAATTAGTCAGAAAGCATATTCTCAACAGAATGATAGATCGGTTGGCAGTATTGCAGGTCATGTCATCGATAATCACACAAAAGCTAATTTGCAAGGAGCGAACATTTTTTTACTCGGTACAAAACTTGGAACTTCTACAGATTCCTTGGGTAAATTTATTATCACAAATGTTCCTGCAGGTACATATTCAATACGTGCGTCTTTACTCGGATTTAATGATGTAATTAAAACCGACATTTTTGTTTCCCCTGCAAAACCGGTCGAACTTAATATCGAACTTGTAGAATCTACTTTTAATTTTGGCGAAGTGGAGGTGACTGCTGAATACTTCCAGAAATCTCCCGATGTACCAGTTAGCAATCAAACACAATCATATGAAGAAATTCGCCGTCTTCCGGGTGGATTCGAGGATGTTGTCCGTGCCGTATCAATTCTACCGGGTGTTGCTCAAGTTCAGGCGGGAAGAAATGATCTGATTGTTCGCGGGGGTGCACCATCTGAAAATCTGTATGTCATAGATAATATTGAAGTGCCCAATATAAATCATTTTGGGACCCAGGGTGCCAGTGGCGGTCCGTTAAGTTATGTGAATCTTGATTTCGTGAACACCACATCATTTTCCAGCGGCGGTTTCGGTGCTCGTTATGGCGATAAAATTTCATCGGTTCTTTCAATCGACCTGAGAGATGGAAGGAAGGATGCTTTTGGTGGAAAGGCGACAATTGCAGCCACTCAGTTTGGTTTGAATCTAGAAGGACCTATATCAGAGAAGGGAGCATATCTTTTCTCCGCACGTCGTAGTTACCTCGATTTTATCTTTAAAGGTGCGGGTTTCGGGTTTGTGCCTGAGTATTGGGATTTTATGACGAAGGCAAACTATGATTTTGACGGGTCAAACCGTATCTCCATAGTTGGAATCGCTGCATTGGACAACGTGCGACTCTTCAATGATACGGATAAGAAAAGATTAGATAATGCACGTATCCTTTACAGTAAACAAAACCAGGGAGTAGCGGGAATTACATGGCGGCATTTATTCTCAAGCGGTTACTCTACCGTTACCTTAAGTCAGCTGTATACAGATTATAGGTACAGACAAAATGATACTTTAATGAATCCGATATTTATCAATAATTCATTTGAGCGCGAGTGGTCGCTGAGAGGGGACATAACTTATGAAATAGTAAAAACGACTGAACTTTCATTTGGAATTCAAAGTAAGATTATCGGTTTCAACAGCAACATAATATTGCCAACTTTTGAGTCGAGCTATGGCAATTTGATTTCGGTAAATTCAAACTTCGATACAACTGCACTGAAAGCATCCGGTTATATCCAATTATCGCACGGTTTTGAACGTTTCCGAGTAACATTCGGAGCCCGGGCAGATCATTTCAATCTGATTGCGAAGAGTTTCGTCATTGCTCCGAGGTTGTCGGCAACGTTTATGCTATCGCCTATCACAAATATTAATGCAAGTGTGGGGAGATATTATCAGTCCCCGTCATACATCTGGCTTGTCTCCAATCCTCTAAATCGTCAATTAAGATATATTGGTGTTAATCAGTTTGTTCTTGGTGTTGATCATCTTTTACGTTCGGATACTAAGATCAGTTTAGAAGGATATATAAAGAAATATTCCGATTATCCTGCAAGTACTACACAACCGTATCTTGTTCTAGCTAATACCGGTGCCGGTTTTGGCGGTTCAACCGAATCGTTCGCGTCTTTCGGGCTTGATCCGCTGATAAGTGCCGGCAGCGGTAATACATTCGGTGTTGAATTATTTCTTCAGAAAAAATTATCGGAAATCCCTTGCTACGGAATTCTAAGTCTCAGCTACAATCAATCGAAATTCAAAGCGCTCGATGGTGTTTCAAGGCCATCAAGCTTTGATCAGCGCTGGATTATGAATATTGGCGGCGGTTATCTGTTCAATGAAAAGTGGGAGATAAGCACGAAATTCCGATTTGCTACGGGCAGACCTTATACTCCGTATAATTCCGACGGCTCTCAAACAAGCGCATATTACAACGGTTCTCGTTTAGGAGTAAATCACAGTCTCGATATCAGGGCAGATCGCCGGTGGATGTTCAGCAGTTGGACACTCATAACTTATGTCGATATCCAGAATATTTATAACCGTAAGCCGGTTGATATTCCTCGATATAATGAAAGGACGAAACAGGTTGAACAATCTAACGCAATTGGTATTTTACCATCGATTGGTATAAGTGCTGAGTTTTAACTAAATTGTTTGCATGAAAGTCGTGAAAGAATTACCAATTCGCATCGGCATCAGCACCTGTCTCCTGGGCGAGAATGTCCGTTTTGATGCGGGACATAAAAAAGATCGCTATCTCACCGATGTTCTCGGAAAGTATTTTGAATGGATTCCCGTTTGTCCAGAACTGGAAGTAGGTATGGGTGTGCCGCGTGAATCCGTACGGCTCGTTGGTTCAACAGATTCCCCTCGAATGGTTGGGCATAAATCAGGAACTGATTGGACTGAGAAAATGATAAAATACTCAGCAGAGCGCGTTCACCGACTTCGAGAGCTGAACCTTAGTGGTTACATATTAAAGAGTGATTCTCCGAGTTGCGGTATGGAGCGTGTTCGTGTGTATGCTGAAAACGGTATGCCTTCGAAAACCGGAGTGGGTTTGTATGCCAATGCTTACTTAAAAGAGTTTCCGTACATTCCTGTTGAAGAAGAAGGGAGATTGAACGACGCAAGGATCCGAGATAATTTTATCGTCCGCGTATTCAGCTACCACAGGTTACAAATGCTTTTTGGAAATGGATTCACTCGCGGCTCGCTTGTGAAATTTCATACGATCCACAAATATCTGCTCCTATCGCACAGTCCGAAACATTATGATCTTCTTGGCAGGATTGTTGCCGATGCTAAAAAATATTCTCCTTCTGATCTCAAGGAAAAATATTGCGCTATGTTTATGGAGGGACTCTTAATTAAATCGACAACAAAGAAAAATGTTAACGTACTACATCATATTCTCGGATTCCTCCGTGAAGAAATTACCGTCATGGAAAGAGACGATATTCTTCGCGTCATCGATGACTATCATCATGAGCTTATACCGTTAATTGTGCCGATAACTCTCATCAAACATTACGTTATGAAGCGGAATGTTCCTTACATCCGCGATCAGGTCTATCTGAATCCCCACCCGAAAGAGTTGATGTTGCGAAACCACGTCTAATTATCATTGTTATTTATCCAACAGAATTATTTACCAAGGAGTATCATTATGAAAATCGGTTTTATCGGTTTCGGATCTCTCGGAAAAGCTATTGTAAAGAATCTTTTATCGAAGAATTATGAAATCGTAGGATGGAACCGAACTAAAGAAAAATTATTTGCTCTTCCGATTGCGCAAGTTGCAACACCTCGAGAAGTAATTCAGAGCACCGATGTTGTAATTCTGAATTTATTCGATAGCATAGCGGTAGATGAAGTATTGAATGGTTCAAATGGTTTATTGTCGTCGGAAATTAAAGGAAAAATCATTATCGATACCACAACAAACCATTTTGCAAAAGTTCTGAAATTCCATTCGCTTGTGAAATCAAAGGGTGGATCATATCTTGAAGCTCCTGTACTCGGCAGTGTTGTGCCTGCGAGTCAGGGTATGCTTACAATTTTAGTCAGTGGTGAAAAGGAAGCATATGATCGGATTAATTCGATTCTGAATTCAATCGGTAAAACAATATATTTTCTGGAAGAACCTGGTCTTGCAACCAAGATGAAACTTGTGAATAATCTTGTGCTAGGCTCGTTTATGGCAACTCTTGCTGAGGCGGTAGTGTTTGGCGAAGCTGTTGGGATTAATAAGGAGAAAGTGTTAGAAATACTTTCAAACGGCGCAGGAAATTCGGGCGTATTGAATGCGAAGAAAGAAAAATTGTTGAAAGAAGATTTCGCGCCGCATTTTTCAATAGCGGCAATCAAAAAGGATATTGGGTATCTGATGGAATTGAAAGATGATGTGAGACTGCAATCGTCGTTAGGAGATGCTGTTAATCAAGTGTTAGAGCGTGCTATCAGCAACGGCTTTAAAGATTCAGATATATCATCTCTGTACGCATCAGTCAAGAGAAAATAATTAACTGAATATTTCTGAATTATAGAATGGCGCGAATGCGGCAGTAAGCGCGGTTTCGAACGATTGCTGTCGCGTTAATAAATCTTTCGTTAAAATTCCCCATGTGCCTTGTTTACTTCGGATATCCGATTGCTTTGCAAATTCATCTATCACCTCGCTTAAGTCCCGTTTGTTATTCATGACTTCCGCAGCAATTTTTTCCGGTACTAAAATATTCCCTGATGAGCCGAAGAATCCCGTAACACCGTTGCTGACGTAAGCCCAGCTTTGTAAAAAGACAAGCTCTTTTTCATCGTGATGCATTGAATGAAAACCACCTTCCATGCCGATAAAGAAATCAGCATGTCGATTTTCAGTTTTAACTGTTTGCTGGAGAAGTATCGTACGCTTTTTAGCGCCTTCCATCAATTCAGTAATTGACCGTGGCATAACAATGCCGGCATCAATTTCGCAAGTAAGAAATTCTGTAGGCGTATCGGTAAAATATTGTTTGATTGATTCGAAACATTTCTTTACCGCCTCAACTTTTGGTCCGCGTTTAGTGGCAATTGCTATAATCATAAAATATCGTTGAATGATGTGTAAGAATAATTTGAGTAAAATAATTTTCAGTTCCAAATAAAAATGCCCCACTTTTCAGTGAGGAATTTGATTTTTGTGGGCGCTGAGGATTAACGAATAAGTAAATTTAGTGTTGTCATTCCCGAATGCTTCTATCAGGAATCCATGAATCTGAATAAATCTGGGGACTGGACTCCCGCTTAAAAAGTGCGGGAGTGACAGTAAAAGATTATTTTTGTTAACTCCCGCACGCTCTGAACCACCTGAGCTAATTCCCGATTTACTTTGTCGTTTAAACATTGAGTTACTAAATTCAAAATCCCGCTTGAGTGCGGGATTTTCGTTCGTGGGTGCTGCGGGGATCGAACCTGCGACCTCCGCCTTGTAAGGGCGGCGCTCTGAACCAGCTGAGCTAAGCACCCGAAAATTTTTCTTTCCCGTTTCGTTCCCTGTTAGGAACTCAACGGGATTCTGAAAATGACATACACCTTAGCTTCACCCGCTTCGCGGTCTCGCTAAGTTGTGTCATTTTCGAAGAGCGGGAGACCGGGATCGAACCGGCGACGTTCAGCTTGGGAAGCTGACATTCTACCGCTGAATTACTCCCGCAATCTGTTAAATTAGCAGATTTTAAGTAGATACCTGCTGATTTTAAGAATCACATTAGAGTTAATAAGAAAATAACAGAATCAATATAAGAAAAACGGTTCAGAAAAAGAAATTATTATTTCCTTTACATTTGACAGTTGAGATTGTTATTGGTAGATTGCATAAGGTAAATTGTATATGTCGGGAATTAATTTCATGCTAACCTCATTCAATAAATATTATCGTCAATTTTTAATTGTGATGTTTATTATTATCACAGCATTCGGTTGCGCATCAATCTTTGATATACATAAACCCGAAAAAAATGTGAAAGAAGAAATCTCGGATAAGTTATATTATCTGACAAGCGAATTACAACAAGATGAATTAAGTAAACTTACCTCTGATGAAGAAATATACGCTTTTGAGAACAATGTTTGGCTTATCTACGATCCAACTCCGCAAACTTCTAAAAATGAATTTAA
It contains:
- a CDS encoding TIGR01777 family protein, yielding MKVIIAGGSGFIGSELIRKLLASNHQVVLLSRKPVGFKSGYNESLQIVNWNGKHAGSWIKYIDGSDAVINLSGENVASKRWSNTQKENLINSRIEPTMAIADAISKAVNKPKVFINASAAGFYGNFGDGDVFESETKGEGFLADLCEEWERNAMVTEKYGVRVVLLRIGVVLSPSGGALKKMLTPFKYFIGGPLGSGKQWFPWIHLEDVIRIIQFAIENNGIKGALNITSPNPVTMSEFAYSLGKVLKRPSLFPVPSIILKLLLGEMSEIVLGGRKIIPKKLIDAGFKFKFIDINDTLIALMKR
- a CDS encoding TonB-dependent receptor, producing the protein MKLILIYFYLIFILISQKAYSQQNDRSVGSIAGHVIDNHTKANLQGANIFLLGTKLGTSTDSLGKFIITNVPAGTYSIRASLLGFNDVIKTDIFVSPAKPVELNIELVESTFNFGEVEVTAEYFQKSPDVPVSNQTQSYEEIRRLPGGFEDVVRAVSILPGVAQVQAGRNDLIVRGGAPSENLYVIDNIEVPNINHFGTQGASGGPLSYVNLDFVNTTSFSSGGFGARYGDKISSVLSIDLRDGRKDAFGGKATIAATQFGLNLEGPISEKGAYLFSARRSYLDFIFKGAGFGFVPEYWDFMTKANYDFDGSNRISIVGIAALDNVRLFNDTDKKRLDNARILYSKQNQGVAGITWRHLFSSGYSTVTLSQLYTDYRYRQNDTLMNPIFINNSFEREWSLRGDITYEIVKTTELSFGIQSKIIGFNSNIILPTFESSYGNLISVNSNFDTTALKASGYIQLSHGFERFRVTFGARADHFNLIAKSFVIAPRLSATFMLSPITNINASVGRYYQSPSYIWLVSNPLNRQLRYIGVNQFVLGVDHLLRSDTKISLEGYIKKYSDYPASTTQPYLVLANTGAGFGGSTESFASFGLDPLISAGSGNTFGVELFLQKKLSEIPCYGILSLSYNQSKFKALDGVSRPSSFDQRWIMNIGGGYLFNEKWEISTKFRFATGRPYTPYNSDGSQTSAYYNGSRLGVNHSLDIRADRRWMFSSWTLITYVDIQNIYNRKPVDIPRYNERTKQVEQSNAIGILPSIGISAEF
- a CDS encoding NAD(P)-dependent oxidoreductase, translating into MMKIGFIGFGSLGKAIVKNLLSKNYEIVGWNRTKEKLFALPIAQVATPREVIQSTDVVILNLFDSIAVDEVLNGSNGLLSSEIKGKIIIDTTTNHFAKVLKFHSLVKSKGGSYLEAPVLGSVVPASQGMLTILVSGEKEAYDRINSILNSIGKTIYFLEEPGLATKMKLVNNLVLGSFMATLAEAVVFGEAVGINKEKVLEILSNGAGNSGVLNAKKEKLLKEDFAPHFSIAAIKKDIGYLMELKDDVRLQSSLGDAVNQVLERAISNGFKDSDISSLYASVKRK
- a CDS encoding DUF523 and DUF1722 domain-containing protein, with the protein product MKVVKELPIRIGISTCLLGENVRFDAGHKKDRYLTDVLGKYFEWIPVCPELEVGMGVPRESVRLVGSTDSPRMVGHKSGTDWTEKMIKYSAERVHRLRELNLSGYILKSDSPSCGMERVRVYAENGMPSKTGVGLYANAYLKEFPYIPVEEEGRLNDARIRDNFIVRVFSYHRLQMLFGNGFTRGSLVKFHTIHKYLLLSHSPKHYDLLGRIVADAKKYSPSDLKEKYCAMFMEGLLIKSTTKKNVNVLHHILGFLREEITVMERDDILRVIDDYHHELIPLIVPITLIKHYVMKRNVPYIRDQVYLNPHPKELMLRNHV
- a CDS encoding SRPBCC family protein, whose product is MKIFTLKYEQYISRPRNEIFTFFSRPENLAHITPTALGFIILTPSPIEMRPGVLISYMIRIFGIRVRWISIITSYDPPMRFVDEQLRGPYSFWHHTHTFKEHQGGTLITDEVKYAVPFGILGRVVRRIIIRRQLDKIFSYRAEVIREIFSDNK
- a CDS encoding DUF84 family protein, with amino-acid sequence MIIAIATKRGPKVEAVKKCFESIKQYFTDTPTEFLTCEIDAGIVMPRSITELMEGAKKRTILLQQTVKTENRHADFFIGMEGGFHSMHHDEKELVFLQSWAYVSNGVTGFFGSSGNILVPEKIAAEVMNNKRDLSEVIDEFAKQSDIRSKQGTWGILTKDLLTRQQSFETALTAAFAPFYNSEIFS